Proteins encoded together in one Equus asinus isolate D_3611 breed Donkey chromosome 12, EquAss-T2T_v2, whole genome shotgun sequence window:
- the VPS28 gene encoding vacuolar protein sorting-associated protein 28 homolog: MFHGIPATPGMGAPGNKPELYEEVKLYKNAREREKYDNMAELFAVVKTMQALEKAYIKDCVTPNEYTAACSRLLVQYKAAFRQVQGSEISSIDEFCRKFRLDCPLAMERIKEDRPITIKDDKGNLNRCIADVVSLFITVMDKLRLEIRAMDEIQPDLRELMETMHRMSHLPPDFEGRQTVSQWLQTLSGMSASDELDDSQVRQMLFDLESAYNAFNRFLHA; encoded by the exons ATGTTTCACGGGATCCCAGCCACTCCGGGCATGGGAG CCCCTGGAAACAAGCCAGAGCTGTATGAG GAAGTGAAGCTGTACAAGAATGCCCGGGAGCGGGAGAA GTATGACAACATGGCAGAGCTGTTTGCGGTTGTGAAGACAATGCAGGCCCTGGAGAAGGCATACATCAAGGACTGTGTCACCCCCAATGA GTACACGGCAGCCTGCTCCCGGCTTCTGGTCCAGTACAAAGCTGCCTTCCGACAGGTTCAGGGCTCAGAGATCAGCTCCATTGATGAGTTCTGCCGCAAGTTCCGT CTGGACTGCCCACTTGCCATGGAGAGGATCAAGGAGGACCGACCCATCACCATCAAGGACGACAAGGGCAACCTCAACCGCTGCATTGCAGATGTCGTCTCG CTCTTCATCACAGTGATGGACAAGCTGCGCCTGGAGATCCGGGCCATGGACGAG ATCCAGCCTGACCTGCGGGAGCTAATGGAGACTATGCACCGTATGAGCCACCTGCCCCCTGACTTTGAGGGCCGACAGACCGTCAGCCAATG GCTGCAGACCCTGAGCGGCATGTCAGCATCAGACGAGCTAGACGACTCCCAGGTGCGCCAGATGCTCTTCGACCTGGAGTCAGCCTACAACGCCTTCAACCGCTTCCTGCATGCCTGA